In a genomic window of Macrobrachium nipponense isolate FS-2020 chromosome 10, ASM1510439v2, whole genome shotgun sequence:
- the LOC135223994 gene encoding nascent polypeptide-associated complex subunit alpha, muscle-specific form-like, whose protein sequence is MAGPARPSSDNLAGPRLPPHPDTPGRSRLPVLAPMAGLALPSQDPWRSLRPPVPVPKAGPTLLSRDLWRTSPLHLGTCGGTPPDHPVPVVGPRPPVLHPWRASPFHPSTHGLPVPAGSPCGPRPPVLSPVVGLPTHPSTRGRPHLCILAEPRLAPHVPSRDTWWTSPAHPSTRGGPHPPPIAGRLADLAHPSQDTWQTSLAHPGTSGRPHPSVPDTWRPHLLSWDLWRVSPTSPS, encoded by the coding sequence atggcgggccccgcccgcccaTCCTCGGACAACCTAGCGGGACCTCGACTGCCTCCTCACCCGGACACACCTGGCAGATCTCGCCTGCCCGTCCTGGCACCCATGGCGGGCCTAGCCCTCCCGTCCCAAGACCCATGGCGGTCATTGCGCCCGCCTGTCCCTGTACCCAAGGCGGGCCCTACCCTCCTGTCACGGGACCTGTGGCGGACCTCGCCCCTCCATCTTGGTACCTGTGGCGGAACCCCACCCGACCATCCCGTACCCGTGGTGGGACCTCGCCCGCCTGTCTTGcacccgtggcgggcctcgccatTCCATCCCAGCACCCATGGCCTGCCCGTCCCAGCAGGCAGCCCTTGCGGACCTCGCCCTCCTGTCCTGTCACCCGTGGTGGGTCTGCCCACCCATCCTAGCACCCGTGGCAGACCTCACCTGTGCATCCTGGCGGAACCGAGGCTTGCCCCACAtgtcccgtcccgggacacctggtggacctcgcccgcccatcccagcaCCCGTGGTGGGCCCCACCCACCGCCCATCGCGGGACGCCTGGCTGACCttgcccacccatcccaggacacctggCAGACCTCGCTCGCCCATCCTGGGACCAGTGGCAGGCCTCACCCATCAGTCCCGGACACCTGGAGACCTCACCTGCTTTcctgggacctgtggcgggtCTCACCCACCAGTCCCAGCTGA
- the LOC135223995 gene encoding cuticle collagen 2C-like, whose amino-acid sequence MAGLATRPGTHGGPNPPILGYLEDPHLPDLGPVGGLPRPSQDKWRTLPAHPRTSGRPSPPVPGPGDLAGLTRHSQATCRAMPKPSAPGHLTLPTQPGTRGGPSPPTIPGHVADLACPSQDTWQTLPTRPWTPGRPYPPLLGPVTGLNRLSQDTWQTLPTHPGTCGGPSPPIPGHTVDPSPTCPGTYGGPNQPDP is encoded by the exons atggcgggcctTGCCACCCGTCCTGGAACCCATGGCGGGCCTAACCCGCCCATCCTGGGATACTTGGAGGACCCTCACTTGCCTGACCTAGGACCTGTGGGGGGCCTaccccgcccgtcccaggacaaaTGGCGGACCTtgcctgcccatcccaggacaagTGGCAGACCTTCCCCGCCTGTCCCTGGCCCCGGAGACCTGGCAGGCCTTACCCGCCACTCCCAGGCAACCTGTAGGGCCATGCCTAAACCATCCGCCCCGGGACACCTG ACCTTGCCCACCCAacctgggacccgtggtgggcctAGCCCGCCCACCATCCCCGGACACGTGGCGGACCtcgcctgcccatcccaggacacgtggcagacattACCCACCCGGCCCTGGACACCTGGCAGACCTTACCCGCCACTCCTGGGACCTGTAACAGGCCTAaaccgcctgtcccaggacacctggcagaccttgcccacccatcccgggacctgtggcgggcctagcccacccatcccgggacacacGGTGGACCCCTCGCCCACCTGTCCTGGGACATATGGCGGGCCTAACCAGCCTGACCCGTGA